One window of the Pedobacter ginsengisoli genome contains the following:
- the ccsB gene encoding c-type cytochrome biogenesis protein CcsB, which yields MVNLIKINPDGTAEFLLKDEYLKAFAKKPAEQNSFDKDIIDLNDKLQAMEQLIYGQYLRVSPVIGDANNTWIAMTMNDLDSVLVKPSAISRYVKAVNEAQVSDNWSQADEALKNVSDAQQKYGKDVVPSQGKIEWEISYNSWNIFLNLMITYALLGVVILSLAFMKLFKNSKSLDTLVKVVLVLIGIAAILQGVGLGVRWYISGHEPWSNGYEAVLFISWIGVLSGLLMYRNSNAFIPAAGCLIAVILMGFAHGGSQMNPQITPLVPVLKSYWLMIHVAIITSSYGFFGLSALMGTVVLILYIIDNNKISAKVKASITELTIVNEMSLTVGLFLLTVGTFLGGIWANESWGRYWSWDPKETWAFISVIVYAFVLHVRLIPGLRSKYLFNLLSLLAFSSIIMTYFGVNYYLTGLHSYAQGDPVPIPSWVYITLAVVFALALVSYKRYKARSK from the coding sequence ATGGTTAATCTGATAAAGATTAACCCAGATGGAACCGCAGAGTTCTTGTTAAAGGATGAATATTTAAAAGCTTTTGCTAAAAAGCCGGCTGAGCAAAATAGTTTCGATAAAGATATAATAGACCTTAATGATAAGCTACAGGCTATGGAGCAATTAATTTATGGTCAGTATTTGCGTGTTTCTCCGGTTATTGGCGATGCAAATAATACATGGATTGCAATGACAATGAATGATCTTGATAGCGTACTTGTTAAGCCAAGTGCTATAAGTCGTTATGTTAAGGCTGTTAATGAAGCGCAAGTATCAGATAACTGGTCTCAGGCTGATGAAGCGTTGAAAAATGTTAGTGATGCCCAGCAAAAATATGGTAAAGACGTTGTGCCTTCGCAGGGGAAAATAGAGTGGGAGATCAGTTATAATTCATGGAATATCTTCCTGAATTTAATGATTACCTATGCCTTATTAGGAGTAGTGATACTTTCGCTTGCTTTTATGAAGCTCTTTAAAAACTCTAAATCACTTGATACACTTGTTAAAGTAGTACTAGTTCTAATTGGAATAGCCGCAATATTACAGGGTGTTGGTTTAGGTGTACGCTGGTACATTTCTGGGCATGAGCCTTGGAGTAATGGTTATGAAGCTGTTTTATTTATTAGCTGGATAGGTGTTTTATCTGGCTTGCTAATGTATAGAAACAGTAATGCATTTATACCTGCAGCAGGTTGTTTAATTGCGGTAATATTAATGGGCTTTGCTCATGGAGGTTCTCAGATGAACCCTCAGATTACTCCATTGGTTCCGGTATTGAAATCGTATTGGCTGATGATTCACGTAGCTATTATCACTTCGAGCTATGGTTTCTTTGGGTTAAGTGCATTAATGGGAACAGTAGTATTGATACTTTATATTATTGACAACAATAAGATAAGTGCTAAGGTTAAAGCTTCGATAACTGAGCTAACAATTGTTAACGAGATGTCGTTAACGGTAGGCCTGTTCTTATTAACTGTTGGTACATTTTTAGGTGGAATATGGGCGAATGAAAGTTGGGGACGCTATTGGAGCTGGGATCCAAAAGAAACCTGGGCATTTATTTCTGTTATTGTTTATGCTTTTGTTTTACATGTTCGCTTAATTCCTGGATTAAGAAGTAAATACTTATTTAACTTGCTGTCGTTACTGGCTTTCTCTAGTATAATCATGACTTACTTTGGGGTTAATTACTACCTGACTGGTTTGCACTCTTATGCACAAGGTGACCCGGTACCAATTCCATCATGGGTGTATATTACTTTGGCTGTAGTTTTTGCTTTAGCGCTTGTTTCTTATAAAAGATATAAGGCCAGGAGTAAGTAA